The nucleotide sequence CAACTTTTTCATTCAGCTATTAGACTGTATGACCACACTAAGGCTGAAattacacttcctgacatcccGTGACTCCTTTGAGTCCAAGACTTCGAGTTTTGTGTCTTTATTCCCGTTTATCACCTCTCGAACAATTTTTCCTTATGGAACTAATCtattttttttcagtattttctTATATACATATGTTCCCTTGACCTTCTTTTCCAGTGCCCttagcgtgtgtgtatgtgtccatGTGTGACTGTAGGCAACTTACCCTCCGGTGTGTGACCAGCCAGTAACACTGAAAGGCTCGCCATTCAGCCACTTGAAGATGCTCCCAGATTTCTGGCCACCAGTCCAGACGTAGTCCAGTCTCTCTGTTCACAAAAAAAAAGAGATATTTTTATTTAGAAAAGATATctcttgcaaggaaataaaagcCTGCAGTTTAAAACAATATGCAAGAAAAGCAACAACTACAGTAGAAGCTAACCTCCTTCAATAATGCTATGGATGTAATTGAGTTCTTCCTGGGAGCTGATACCCACAGCCTGCCACCCGCTACCCAGACTGGAACACAAGCTGGCGGCAGCAGTACCAGTGTAGTCCTTGCCACCATCGTGTTTCCAGGAGAAGTAGTATTGACTTCCACCGCGGGTGTCGTCaaccttcaacacacactcaaTTAGTTGTTATTGTCAAAGTCATTTGTAACAAAGAATAATTTACACTCGGAATAATATTTTATTCATTAGTTATCACTTTGACGGTACAGATCATATTTACACAGCTAGGTTTATGTCCACATTTCACAACAGAAATATCATTTGTGACTCAACCAAAAAAAGCATTGAGAGCAGTCTCCCAATGTCAATAAATTCCACCTTCTTAACCAAGACATGTCAGGTATGTAGTTTCACCTCGCCTGCCTGCGGTGTATAAGCCCTTTCTTCGCTCATATATTACAGTCTTTTCAAGAATGATGGGCTGAATACACTGACTCTAGGCTGAGAGACTTATTACCTGacactccttctgatcttcactattcacATTTGttttggactaatgaagccactgtgtggctaaacgttttctcagaaagatacccaagtgatgcacatgtgtctaatttatcaactgatAGGAGAGGCTGAGCCTTGATCGTGAGCAGAGCTACAGACCAATGGAACCTTGTAAGTGAACTACGTATAGTCAACTAACTGATTATACAGATGACTCTCCCCTTACTCAAGCAATTACTATATATTATTTTCCTCAGAGTAACCTTGCATTAGTAATACTTTATTAGTAACTGGATATTCCAATACCTTCCTTATTAGTAAAATAAATACTTCTTCCTGATTCGCCGGTACTCCCCCGCCCCGGGTCTttcccagatggtgacccggccttgggagtatctgagacctataTCTGGCACTGGGAGgaagtacaagtacctcctcatcttctggaaCTAGTTGTCCCTATGCCTAGCCCCATACTCTGCCCTAACAgggctcgtagagagaagcttggcctctggtctgccatcttccctgCCCCAGGGGCACACTCATGGGAATGACAATCATGTGATCTGCAGGTGATAGCAAGCTCTGGCCCTTCTTGCAAAATAAATATTTGTAATCACTcgtatttatttatattattttccaTTTTCTATAACTTCCCAGTTATAtaaaagcattattattatttaaagatATCTATTGTAAGGACAAAAATCTGTTTACAGCAACATGCAAGTAAAGTAACATGTAAACCAGAAGTTGACGTCTTCCAGTAATAAAATGGATGTAAACTGAGTTTTTCAGGGGAGCTGATAGCCACAGCTTGCAACCCGCAGTGCTTATTAAATGCTATTAAATGCTTATCGGAAGTTGTAAAAGGATCTCACGCATATTACAAATTtgtgtataatatatacacataAGAATTTGCACGCAGATTTGGCAGAACTGCAGTTTGAGCTTGAAGAGTTAGTGCATTTAGAGCGAGTTCGTTAATTTCACATATACGGGTACAAGCCCAACCCTCTCTCTAATTTGTCTGCAGTCGtgctattacgatttcgtgagttattattattattattattattattattattattattattattattattattattattattattattattattattattattagagtggAATCCAATACTCACTAATGTAATTTTTGATTCACATTTTGGCAACGTcgtgtttataaaaaaaattaatggtgGATTTTTTTGAGGATGCATAATTTAGTGGGTAATAATACACGATGTTGTGGTAAATATCGAATAATGTAATGGTTAATGCATGGCGTAGTGGTTAATATTTCATGATTTAGTGGTTAATATTTTATGGTTTAGTGGTTAATAAATCATGTTGTATACACTACCTGCTGTGACTAAATAAAGCAACTTGTTCTCGCATTAagtcgcttcacacacggagggggcgggttcgattcccggaggggtagaaacattttgacccgtttccttacacctgttgtcctgttcacctagcagcaaataggtacctgggtattagtcgactggtgtgggtggcatcctggggaacaatattgaggaccccaatggaaatatgacagacagtcctcgatgacgcactgactttcttggcttatcctgggtggctaaccctccggggttaaaaatccaaacgaaatttGGTCTTACCTTATATTAACAATATAAAAATAACGTTACGGTACCAGAATCCATTTTCACAGATCGTGTTTTCGTTTTGGTGTAACTGAATCAAATATAAATGAATATGGAGATgtgagaatttaaaaaaaatagtgtTATTAAATGTGTATGCAATGTGCATGGTAGAAAGCTTACCTGGCCGTCAGTAGGACCCTGGGACTGACACCTCACCAGCCCCACCAgagtcaccagtaacaacagcttCATCTGGAGAGTACGAAAAATATTTATACAGATTTTCGAGCCACTTCAGTATCTGTCATTGCATGGCTGCCCCTTCCTGTGGCAGAGTTTGGTCTCTCTCTGTTGGGTCCTCTTACCGTGTTAGTGAGGTCTGAACACCCGCGAagcagagttttttttttaactttgtgATGGAGTTTAGGTATCCTCAGTAACTCACTTATTCGGCCTAAATAACAGAGAGATTTCCTAATTTGCCAAAATTTCCAGTGACGTAAACTAAACCTGCGACAGGAAATGAATCTTGGCTAAGGCTAGAACTGCACTGTTTCAAAATTTTCCCTACCGTGATTATATCGTGACAGTGAAATAGTCACGGTAGTAACAAACTGATTTTTGATAGTAGACATATTTTAGTATAACTGAATATTGTCAATAATTTTCTTAGTTAAAAATAATAAACGCACAAACAAATCATCTCGAAGAACTGAAGAGCACAATATCGTGACCGgaacagtacataaataacccgcactctACTTTCACTGCATAAATCTACCAGCACTATAATTTTTAACCACATGCAGTTAGTTCTACCATGATCCTGATCTTAGAGTTAGTTAACAGATTCGTTTTTTTTATTTAAGTGCAACTTCGTTAGCAATATATAGAAATTAAGTGTGATTTACTGAAATTCATCAAAATCACCGTCACgattattataaatttttacttaATCAGATTGTATCAAGTTATTCAATACTTGGCGAGTTTTCCCAGAGAAATACACAGAGTTTAGCAGCTATAACAGTCTCGGTATTTATCGCTCATTTTTTGAGTGTCTTTTTACTTCAGATATTTTCATATCTGAAGTAAAAATGAAACCTTTGTTTTGTGAGGTCTTTGTTAAGTGATGAAGCAATAATAGCGACACCACCAgaatatatgaaaaataaaatatCTGGGTGTTAGAATATAACTAGTGGAGTCCCTCGGGGGCTAATGTTACCACCCATTTTATTACAAATATAAGTATACTAGTTTGAATATATTATAATGCGTCGGTTTTCTCAGATGATCCAAAAATTATGACGAGGATACAAGCGAGGAAAAACTTTATTAATCTAAAAGAAGATCTGGGTAGATTTAGTGAAGTGAGACATGGAGGATGGAATTTAGTGTGGAAAAATGTAAGAGAAATGGGAGAGTGTCACAAAAAATATATTGTGATACAATATCATTGGATTGACTTCAGGTACTAGTTCTCCAAGCCTTCGTTCAGCACTCACCTTAGCAGAGGTAGATGTGTGCTGAGGAAGGCGGCGGTCTACTTATATATGAACTACCTTTTTCAGGACAAGGCCACTTCAGGACTCCTCCCTCCTGCttgataaaaaaataaaagaaatcatGATACAACTTGTCATTCTCGTTTTTGGGATCAACAACATAACCATTTTCACCTCTCACTTGATGAGATGTTTACATCCTTGGAGTTAACCCAGTCAATATGATGAAAGATATGGTGTTATTTCAGACTCCCTATTTAAGAGAGCTTTCATACTGGTGAAGAGTACTTGATCCAAGTAATTAGAACCTCTTGTAAGAAACATAATTACTTCCCATTCTgcaggtactgtatgaccctaACACTCTTTTTATGTTGTATTGTCATTCTGAAAACAAATATTTATTTCCCTTGAGTCGCATCTGCAGTTTATTCACTACACACATTTTTACAATTTAATAATGAATGAGAAAATATTTATAGCGACATTGGCAGTGTTGTTTTCCACAGGTGATATTTGAATTGATGTATAATATTACAGCAACTCTTCCCCTGCCTACCCTTGGCCCTGATCCTGCCCGTGCAGAGTCCTGGTAGTTTCTATATTCTGGTGGCCGCTTTATCTTGGCGGTCTATTTATTATGTTGGTCAGTATATCCTAGTGTTTACaatatgtgagtggtggtgagagagtatTTTATACAGCGGGAGTAATGGAAAAAAATTCTGCTGCCATGAGTATTCTATGACGACTCTCTCTCAGTGAAACTGCACGAGTTATGATCACTGCACGACTGATGGTATCCCCCCAGACCATGTATCCTCGGCCCCCTGTACTTCAGGCCTCCCTAGATAGCTACTAGCTATTTAGGGAGGACTGAAGCAAAACAGCTTGTTTAAATCCTTCAAGAGACCTACAAGATAAGACTCAATCTTTCTAAAAGGTTCAGGAACTATCGAGAAGCTCAGCTTAATACCACCGAACAGCGAAAAATATTAGTGCAATTAGAAAATGGAGAAAGCGTAAAGGGACACTGTACAAATCTAAGATGCATgatatgacacagtatatgtatCCATGTTTCGTGTCAGCCACATCGTGAAACACATCATCATATAACTGTTACAAATTCATAAATATAGTGATAAACTACAAAAAATGAATAATTAGAAAAGTGCTGAAAAATTGTATCTCGCATCCTAGGAAGACTAAACTGCATTTtaaccataccacgagcggggttagaacccgcgatcagagagtcataaaactccagaccgacgcgttagccacttgcCGAGTGGTTTGCTTGCaagcgtgtcattacgatttgatGAGTCGTGTTAAACTGTAGAGATAAATTTTCATTGCTTTTCGGTTTTCCTTTCACagtaaaaaaaaagaagatttTTCACTATTTTCTTCAGTATCCTTCCTGTAATTTCAGTTAAAACAGAATGATCAGACTGTCACCCCCAGAGAAAACTTAGAATAgtaagtttcctctcagctccacCAGCGCTGAAAGTTTATAACTAAGAGGACTATTTCTTAAGAATTACATAGAAGCTTCCCCTCTCAAAGTAGGTTCATTAACGTTAGTGAGGTTCCCTTGTTCCAAGAAATTGAATTTGTCTTCCCTTTCCTCTGTTCCAACCTGAGTGCAACCCATTCTCCAGGCGATCCATGACCCTAGTGAGCTTAGCGCTTTCCCATATACTACAACctcttctactactgctgctactactactactacgactgtcAGTGAATAAGCAGACAGGTGAATATGGGGCTGGGACTATGGTCCTAAGACTAACAGTGCTTTACCGTTCAGCTACGAGGATAGTATCATAGAAGGCACTGATGTGTTCTGTCTGTGTCAGCGACTACCATCATTGACCCTTCTGTCCATGCCCACATCCACAGTAGTTTCCAcagtttattcattgacagtcgtTCGTTACAACTTAAACTGAGTTCATAGAATGTGGTTTTTGAGGGAGGTGAGGACAGATTTACTGTGGAAACTACTGTGGTTGTGGGAAAGGAGAGTAGTGTTACAGAAGGTGGCTACTGTGAAACCTTCCTGTTAGACGCTCCGTAGCTCAGCgggtttgattattattattataatcaaggggaagcgctaaacccgtaggattatacagcgcctgggggggatgtggaaggcattcaggcttaattcggggaactggagcacagatcaaattccctaaatcaagagcccctcaccaacatcaaggaaccttccctgaggggtcagCGGGTTTGAGAGACACACGAAGTCGGTGGGACACTAGTGTCGGATTGCTAAGTTGCCAATTTCACTTTACTGATTATTATACTAAGTATTGTTGATTATTGTTCCTGTCTTACTGTAACCAGTTTTTCTTctgattttttcttttatttgAACAAGATTTAAAAAACACACTAAAAATGTATTTAATAAGAGTAAACTAAAATAAATCAAACATACCATTTCAGGCAGTGTTgaaattagaaaaaaataattttctcctAATGACGACAAATGATCccgaaaaaaatatttaaaaaataatgtaaTGACTGACAGAAGACCTAAAAAAATGATCCTTACATTTACAAGGTGTCAAAATTAGACTCAACTAGATGTATTTCTGTCGCTGTTCGAGCCAAGGAAAAGTAAATAAACCCGTATTCCAAACTCCAGCCTCTTGTACTTTAATACACGCGACTGaaacagtgcagagtgcggcataagttggtAATGTTGTTGAAAAATTGAGGGGCATCAGAAGacacattcacaagtcatcataacAAAACTAATTTCCAAATTTCAGAGGGACCAAAGAGACCAATattctaaaatacacaagcacatcaaGCTTGAAGCCGCTCAGATGTTGTGTTATGAAATAATCACCATGGAATTCTTGACGCTAATCAGAAGCGATgctcagaaattatcgcatggTAAGCTGTATTCCATTTTCTTCACTTTatcccccccccctaaaaaaatgaaacctacacaggccaaaaacAATCTAGACTATTCCTAAGTAAGATTGACCAGTTTCATGTGTCTATAACATGCAAATTCTGAGCAATTATATTGATGGCACTCAGGTGTTATAGACATAACAGAAcattaagaggcacctaagtttcccagtcttctaataacatgttcatttttgcactataatctaccttgtctataattactatcacattttctttgtctgtttcgtaaggtgaagtccaggatctttccttaattcatggtataacttaacaaatctttgaggggAATTGTGTTTTtgaggtctgagctttgctcaaAGATGCGGCCAGAGGGCCGCATTTGGCCCTTCTGTGAAGCGAATGCGTCCCTCACGTGAAATTATGAATTTACCTCTATGTTGGTCTCACACTGCACTGTGTCAACAATAACAAAATATTTAAAGCCATTTTACACCGAACCCTTATTGCCACCTCTCTAACAACCACCTATCACTTCTGGTCAGTGCCGGTTTATCATAGTAGCACCATCTTTACTGTCGATAATTAGTAATTacattaaaattttattttattcgaCCCCAAGACTCATTATTCCGCCTCAAGAGGCCACATAATGTACCTGCCACTTTATTcactcagccatcgatcctacaaacatgagcctagcgaactaggattgtttcatgttgcgaggacactcgtggcagtggtatgctcaaggattaatttcagcctcctcctgtttgaatacccgcctccacaAGTCTATATAGccatgaaaccacgaaacaagtggtttttgaatcatttaccaaactgcggcaggccaggattcgaccccgcAACACATGGTCCCGCCTGAAGAGGCCACACAATGTAtatgtcaccttatccactcagtcatcgatcctacaaacaacatgagcctagcaaaCTAGGCTTGTTTCTGGATGGCCACGCTCAAACTCTGGAACACGAATATGGAAGACTTGGGTCTAGTGATGTTGATAATTAAAACACATGTgaaacaattaggtatctttattctgaaacgttgtCCCTACACAGTAATCTTTTTTAGTTGAACAcgtacagaggcagcagaagtaGAGATGCAAAGACGATGTAATCGACCCATCCCCTGGAAGACGTAGTTTTCGAGTTCTTAATTTTCAGCTTTCCGGTATCGTATACTATCATCTTCACTCTAGTGATTCTTCAGGATGTTTGTTGCACTTCTGCTCCAGGCGCCAAGGGTCTCTGATCCTTCTGGGATAAATTGGTACTAATAGCCTAAGTCCCCCATATATGTTAAGTTTACATTTTTGTCTGTGATAAGCTGCAATATACTCTTGGCTAACACTATAGGTGTCATTGTACAAGGAAATGGTCATTATAAACGACTGTAACTAAATTC is from Cherax quadricarinatus isolate ZL_2023a chromosome 29, ASM3850222v1, whole genome shotgun sequence and encodes:
- the LOC128690487 gene encoding L-selectin, whose product is MKLLLLVTLVGLVRCQSQGPTDGQVDDTRGGSQYYFSWKHDGGKDYTGTAAASLCSSLGSGWQAVGISSQEELNYIHSIIEGERLDYVWTGGQKSGSIFKWLNGEPFSVTGWSHTGGLRKPQPDNREGGKENCLAILNNFYKDGIKWHDVACHHLKPVICERRA